The nucleotide sequence aattggaagttacaatttttttttttaaatctatgcaTAATATCATGGGAATGCACATTCCTATATCTTTacatgggaataaattcatggGAATAATGGAAGTTATGGGAAGTTACTCGATTCTCAGGAACCTTTATACcaaggaatatttttttctcaacctcatAACAAACATGGGTATAATCATTCCCTAGCCATGTATTCCCAGAAAtgtcattcttaaccttgaaaTAAACACCCCCAAGTAGTTCAATGTTTCTTTTTATCTATTCAAAGtcaatcaattaaattaatgcaacatcctttaaacaatttcttttcaacactctctccaACATTCACTTTCTAATTGACTTAAATTATGGTCTCACACTTTGGAAATGGATTCCACTTAAAGTGGTGGGTCATACATTagttttatccaataaaaaaataaatgttaaagaAAGCGTTAAAAAAATAGTGTCCTTAACATTCCTCGATATAAAATTTCTGCTAGTTTAGTGAGTGGTTTCTAGATGactgattgaaaaaaaaaaaaaaaaaagatttgatttcaagaagaaagaaaagaaagcaaaaaaactACTCCTAGTAATCTAGACAGAGACATGAAATAGATTCATTAACGATCCATGTATCAGTCATAAGTCAAAACAcccattttttttgtcttgtttcACAGTAAATCAAATCTTGGAGTCGTAACTAAAGCTAGCAGCCTTTCTAGTTTCTACTACATACGTACTGTGTCTGTTTTTCATTTCACTTGTTCCTTTTTGGTTTTGTCTTCTTTAAGGAACAAGATAGTTGAAAACAACAATATCTTATCACCACCACTAACCACCTCCACCAATTCTCGTTCATGTTCACATTCACATTCACATAAACATAGCACTTTCAttgtttcaaaacaaaaaataaaacatcatcaTGAACATGAACATGAACATGACAATAATTATGAACATCCTCGTCCTCATCTTCACCACTCTCTTAACAACTTCCCACTCCGCCACGTGTCCTCTCAACTTCACCCTCTTAACCACCCTCAGCGGCGGCGGAGCCACCACAAAACCACCATCTTCCTTCACCTCAACACCATGCCAGTTCGTCCGGCAAGCTCTCCGCCTTGTCCAATCCGACTACCTCCGCCGCACCGACTCTTTCATCCCTCCATCAAACTCCTCCACAACATGCTGGGACTCTTTCCAATCCTACATCAACCAATTCGAACCAACCTTCAACATTCGTTCTTCTTGTGGCTTCCAAACTGAGTGGATCTCACAAGGTTGTGTCAACGTTACTACAAGACAACAATTTGAAGCACTTGTTCCTAAATCCAATATTCAAAATATGCAATCAAATTGTAACCAATCAATTCAAGATAACTCACCTTGTGCTCTTTGTACTACTAGTTTATCTGGTTTACCTTCTCTTGGTCAACCTATTGGTAATTTATCTGATTGTACCGGTTATCCTTCAATTTATGCTGCAGCTTTTGCAAATCAATTTGGACCGTCTGATCCTGGTACCGTTAAGTGTTTATTTCAACTTGATTTTACTTCAGGAAGTTCATCTGGTAGTAAGAAAAAGATTGTTGCTATTGTTGTTTCAATTGTTTCTGTTTTGGTTGTGTTGTCGATAGTTATAGGGTTTTGGGCTTATAGGAAATTTAATGATAAGGCAATTGGGGATGGTAAGGATCATGGTGCTAATATCGGTGAGTCCGTTTCGGTTTCTGGGTTGGGTTCAATGGATAATAGTACTACTTTGATTAGGTTTACTATTGATGATATTAAGAAGGCGACGAAGAATTTTCATAGGGATAATATAATTGGGAAAGGGGGTTATGGGAATGTGTATAAAGGGTTGTTGAATGATGGAAGTGAAGTTGCTTTTAAGAGGTTTAAGAATTGTTCTGCTGCTGGTGATACTAGTTTCACTCATGAGGTTGAGGTTATTGCTAGTGTTAGGCATGTGAATCTTGTTGCTTTGAGAGGTTATTGTAGTGCGACGACGCGGTTAGAGGGTTACCAGAGGATTATTGTTTGtgatttgatgaaaaatggGAGTCTTCATGATCATTTGTTTGAATCTAATGGGGCGAAACTTAGTTGGCCGGCTCGTCAGAAGATTGCTCTTGGAACTGCTAGGGGATTATCTTATTTGCATTATGGAGCTCAACCTGCTATCATTCATAGGGATATTAAAGCTAATAATATACTTTTGGATGATAAGTTTGAAGCTAAGGTTGCCGATTTTGGACTTGCAAAGTTTAATCCCGAGGGAATGACTCATATGAGTACTAGGGTTGCTGGAACTATGGGGTATGTTGCTCCTGAGTATGCTTTGTATGGACAATTAACAGAAAGGAGTGATGTGTTTAGTTTTGGTGTTGTGCTTCTTGAGCTATTGAGTGGAAGAAAGGCTCTTCAAACGAACGATGACGGACAACCTTCTGCTTTGACTGATTGGGCTTGGTCATTGGTTCGAACGGGAAAGGCATTGGATGTTATTGAAGATGGGATGCCAGAACAAGGTTCAGATCAAGTTCTTGAGAAGTATGTGTTGATTGCCGTGCTTTGTTCTCATCCACAGTTATATGCTAGGCCAACAATGGATCAGGTTGTTAAAATGATGGAGACTGATGATGAATTAGTGCCCGCGATACCCGGACGGCCAATTCCTCTTGTTGCGGGGAGACTTGATATTGAGAGATCTGTTAGCGGATTTGGCTCAGGTCAGCTCTCTAGTCCGACAGGTTATCAAT is from Medicago truncatula cultivar Jemalong A17 chromosome 1, MtrunA17r5.0-ANR, whole genome shotgun sequence and encodes:
- the LOC25484795 gene encoding probable LRR receptor-like serine/threonine-protein kinase RKF3, which encodes MNMNMNMTIIMNILVLIFTTLLTTSHSATCPLNFTLLTTLSGGGATTKPPSSFTSTPCQFVRQALRLVQSDYLRRTDSFIPPSNSSTTCWDSFQSYINQFEPTFNIRSSCGFQTEWISQGCVNVTTRQQFEALVPKSNIQNMQSNCNQSIQDNSPCALCTTSLSGLPSLGQPIGNLSDCTGYPSIYAAAFANQFGPSDPGTVKCLFQLDFTSGSSSGSKKKIVAIVVSIVSVLVVLSIVIGFWAYRKFNDKAIGDGKDHGANIGESVSVSGLGSMDNSTTLIRFTIDDIKKATKNFHRDNIIGKGGYGNVYKGLLNDGSEVAFKRFKNCSAAGDTSFTHEVEVIASVRHVNLVALRGYCSATTRLEGYQRIIVCDLMKNGSLHDHLFESNGAKLSWPARQKIALGTARGLSYLHYGAQPAIIHRDIKANNILLDDKFEAKVADFGLAKFNPEGMTHMSTRVAGTMGYVAPEYALYGQLTERSDVFSFGVVLLELLSGRKALQTNDDGQPSALTDWAWSLVRTGKALDVIEDGMPEQGSDQVLEKYVLIAVLCSHPQLYARPTMDQVVKMMETDDELVPAIPGRPIPLVAGRLDIERSVSGFGSGQLSSPTGYQSFTLEMGSEQMESERHSSNHSRDERSSASRILSSDLDQ